Below is a genomic region from Phycobacter azelaicus.
ATGCCCTCTCTCTGGGATCCCATTGCAGGCGACTACCCTTGCGCCGACGGCTGGATTCGCCTGCACACCAACCTGCCGCACCACCGCGCCGCTGCCCTTGCTGCACTTGGCTGTGCAGGCACGCCCGAAGCCGTGCGTGCGGCTGTTGCCACCTGGTCAGGAGATGATCTGGAGCGCGCGATCGTCACGGCTGGGGGCGTGGCGGCAACCATGCGCAGCCGAGATCTATGGCAGTCGCATCCACAAGGCATGGCCGTTTCCTCCGAGCCGCTGGTGCAGTGGACCGCGCCGCGCGATGTTCGTCCGCGTGCCCTCCCGAATGCGACCGAGGCACGGCCATTGGCGGGGCTCAAGGTGCTGGATCTCACCCGCGTTCTGGCCGGACCGATTGCCACACGTACCCTGGCGGGCTTCGGCGCCGAGGTGCTGCGGATCGACCCACCCGGCTGGGACGAACCCGGCGTGATCCCCGATATCTCTCTGGGCAAGCGCATGGCCATGCTCGACCTCAAAAGCCCAAAAGACCGCAACCGGTTCGAAGCGCTCCTTGCCGGGGCCGATGTGCTGGTCCACGGCTATCGCCCCGGTGCCCTCAAGGATCTGGGATACGGCCAGCAGATGCGTGACCAGCTTGCCCCGAACAGGGTGGAAGTCACGCTCAATGCCTATGGCTGGACAGGTCCCTGGGCACGGCGGCGCGGCTTTGACAGCTTGGTTCAGATGAGTGCCGGCATCGCCGATACGGGCCGCGCCTGGGCCAAAGCGGACAAGCCGACACCCCTGCCGGTGCAGGCACTGGATCATGCCACGGGCTACCTGATGGCCGCTGCCGTCCTGTCGGCCCTGCGAGAGGCGATTCAGCACGGCAAGACGCCCCAGGCGCGCCTGTCGCTTGCCCGCACAGCCGAGCTTCTGGCCAGCCTGCGCCCCTCGGCAACCGGAGCACAGATCACGAAAGCTGAGGATGCGGACTACGCCCCCGCCATCGAAAGTTCTAGCTGGGGATCAGGATTGCGGCTTAAACCGCCCCTCGCGCTTGCGGCAACGCAAATGCGCTGGGATCTGCCTGCCTCAAAGACCGGTTTCTCCCCCGCACAGTGGACGGCCTGACCCCTTTGCGCCCGGCCCAACGCCAAACGGAGCCCGCTTGTGCGGTCCGGCGCGAGGCGGGTGCGGACATGCACTCAACTGCCGCCAGCGCCCCCTTCCGCGCTTAACGGTCGTCGCTTGGCCCCCCGTTGACGTCCAGCAGATCCTCGTCGATCGCCGCCTGTACTGCGCCTGTCACAGCTTCTTTTTTCTGCGGCGTCATGCCGTCCGCCTGATCCTCAGCAAGTCGCACCGTTACTTCACGGTGTGCGAACTTGATGCCTTCACGTTCGAACAGCTGGCGGATTTCTTCGTAGACCTTCTTGCGCACCAGCCATTGATCGCCGGGTTTGGTCATAAACTTGACCCGGATGATCATCGCCGAATCCTGCATCTCGATCACACCCTGCGACTTCAGCGGCTGGATGAAATTGTCGCCGATCACCGGATCGCTGAGCAACTGCTGGCCCAGCTTCTTGATCAGCTTGCGCACTTTTTCCACGTCGGTGTCATAGGTCACGCGCAGGGGCAGTTTCATCATTACCCAGTCGCGCGAATAGTTGGTCAACACCCGGATTTCGCCAAAAGGGATCGTGTGCAGCGCACCCAGATGATGGCGCAGCTGGAAGGACCGGACCGAGATCTTCTCGACCGTGCCCTTCACATCGCCGATGTCGATGTATTCGCCCTTGCGGAAAGCATCATCAACCAGAAAGAAAGCCCCCGAGAAAATGTCGCGCACAAGCGCCTGTGAGCCGAAACCCACCGCCAAACCAACGACACCGGCACCAGCAAACAGGGGGCTCACGTTTATGCCCAGTTCCAACAATACGATCAGAATGATCGAGACCAGCACCACCGCCAGGATGGCGCCCCGGAACAATGGCAGGAGTGTTGCAAGGCGGCTGGCACCGCCTGCGCCGCCCTCATCGCCGAGCTCTGCCTCCGTCTGATCGCCCACCTCCTCATCGATCTTTCCATCGATCCAGATCCGGGCGACATTGTAGACAATGTATCCGATGAAGAGGATCACCACGATATCGTAGAACCGGTCGATGGCGGAATCCTCGATCCAATCGATATCCGGATTCCAGACATAGAACAGAGCCACCGCCCCCATCACAAAGGCCAGAATGCCTGCAACCCGCCGCGCGAGGTCTTCAAAGGTGGCGATGGGGTGGCGCCTCAGGACCGGGGCAGCCATCTCTTCTGCCTCTTCCTGCCCCTCGCCTTCCTCGCCATCGCCGACTTCAGCGCTGCTTTGCTGGGGCAGGCCCCGCCTGCTCGCATAGACTTCGATCCCGTAGTTGATGACACCGTAGACCACCAGGATTGAGGTCAAGACCAGATAAGTGCCCATCATCAACGGAATGGACATCTCCCGCTCCAGAACCAGATCAAATGCCAGTTGCAACCACCCAAAGGCGATATAGGCCGCAACGGCCGGAGCCCAGGCCACAGAAAGGACGCGGAGCAGCCAGGAGCATTCCTCCGCCGGACGCCCTGCGCGGATTGCGCTGGTGATGGCGCGGGCGTTGAAGGCCACCAGTGCCAGATTCCCCACCACGCCCAACAGCGCCAGCCCACCATAGACCACCGCATAGACGTTGTAATTGAGGCCAAAGTCCCCCACCCATGACGCGAAGATCAGCGTCGCAATGTCATAGGTGGCCAGTACTGACGCCCATATATAGAGCCGCTTGGCATCCCGGTCCGAAAACACCGGTATCCGATACTGGCTAAGGTAGGGCGACAACACCATGCGCCAGAGATCGGAAATGGTCCGCGACAGGAAGAAGGCCGTGTAAATGGCCAGAACCGTAAACCGGATCGAGGCATCGCCGGACGAGCCGAATATCAGGAAAGAGGCCAGAAGCGCGACGACCATTGCAAAGATCGTTCCGCCGATGCCCATGAGAAACCGAAACACCAGAAACGGCATCTTTTCCCTGTAGCCTTGCGGCTGCTCTTTGGAGCGGGCGACCACATAGTGCACCGCAAACCGCTTTCCGTAGATCTCACCGGCCAGCCAGCGCCCAAGCAGCAGGAACAGAAGGCTCCAGAACAGAAGCTCCACATAAGTCATGATTCGCCCGTCCGGGCTGGTCTGACGCAGGATGTATTTCATCTCGAAGATGGAATAAGGCAATGCTTCCAGTCTGCTGCGCAGCTCATCTCGGAAGATATCCATCTCCGACTGGGCCTTCATCAACATCGAGGCGCCTTCCATCTTGTCAGATGCCGCACCCGCCTTGTCTGGACCACCCGCGCCATCCAGGCGGGTGCCACTGCCATCCACGATGATCACCCCAACGCCTTTTTCCGCCGCCAGTTCTATTGCCCGCGCAAAGGGATCTTTCTCATCCGCCGCGCTGGTATCTGGGGTGGCCTGACTGCTCGCCTGTCCATAGAGCAGTGTTTGCGCCTGCGAGGCGCCCGGGACCAAGACCCAGATCGAAAAGAAAAACGCCAAGGCGGGGACAACTCGGCCGAACAGGCGAAGAGTGCGCAAAATCATGATAGGAAGATCCTCGTAAATCTGCCCCGAAGGTTAGCCAGCCCCCACCAAAGGTGCAATTGCCCGCGCGCAACACTGGAGCAGAGTTTGATGCCCCCGCCGGTGACTCTTGCGCTGGTGCATGGCATTTTCCCTCCAATCGGCACCATATCGACCAATCGCCCTTGATTTCAGCGTCTGGCTATTGCACCACCCCCTATGTTCCACCTGTTTCGGGCAACCCAATGAAAGACCAGACTAGCGCAATGCCCGAGAGGGACAGCGGCACACGCGGCCCGCGTGTCATGCTCTACAGCCATGACACATTCGGGCTGGGTCATCTGCGCCGCTCGCGGGCACTGGCCGGTGCAATCACAGCTGCGGATCCCTCGGCATCGGCGCTGATCCTGACCGGATCACCCGTGGCGGGGCGCTTTGCCTTCCCCAGCCGCGTCGATCACATGCGCCTGCCCGGCGTGATCAAGCGCAGCGACGGCAGCTATGCCTCGCGCACCATGGGAATGAGCATTGAGGAAACCACCGAGCTGCGCGCCGGGCTGATCCGCTCAATGGCCGAGCAGTATGACCCCGACGTTCTGATCGTCGACAAGGAGCCAACAGGCTTTCGCGGAGAGTTGATGCCAGCCCTCAACAGCCTGCGCAATCGGGGCCGATGCAAACTGGTCTTGGGTCTGCGCGATGTGCTGGATGAGCCCGAGGTGCTGGCAGCGGAATGGGAGCGCAAGAATGCCGTTCCGGTCGCTGAAGACTACTATGACGAGATCTGGGTTTATGGGCTGCGCTCGGTTTATGATCCGACACAGGGGCTGGAGCTGTCCCAGGACGCCCGCGCCCGCATGCACTGGACCGGCTACCTGCGCCGCGATCTGAGTCAAGGCGGGCAGCCACCACAGCAGCCTTATGTCCTGATCACCCCCGGTGGTGGCGGTGATGGTGCGATGATGGTGGATCTGGTGCTGTCCGCTTATGAACAGGATCCAGACCTCAACCCCCGCGCCGTGCTGGTCTATGGCCCCTTTCTTTCAGGTGACACCCGCGACGCCTTCGAGGCCCGCGTTGCCGCTCTAAACGGCCGTGTGACCTCTGTGGGCTTTGAAAGCCGGATCGAAACCCTTTTTGCCGGGGCTTGTGGCGTCGTCTGCATGGGGGGCTACAATACCTTCTGCGAAGTCCTGTCCTTTGACAAACCCGCAGTGATCGTCCCCCGTACCACCCCCCGGCTGGAGCAATGGATCCGCGCCAGCCGCGCCGAAGAGCTGGGCCTCGTCGCAATGCTGGACGAAAACCGCGACGGCTGGACGCCCGAGGCCATGATCCGCGCCATCCGTGCGCTAAAGGATCAGCCCTGTCCCTCGGCCGCCTTTGGTGCGGGGTTTCTGGACGGGCTGGACTATGTCACCCACCGGGTCAGCGCATTGGTGGAGCACGCGCCAAGAAAGGCCGCTGAATGAGCCCTGTCCGCCCGCCGCTTGCGGTTCTGGTCAAAGGCTGGCCGCGCCTGTCGGAAACCTTCATCGCGCAGGAACTGGTCGCGCTTGAAGCAGCCGGTCATGCGTTCGAGATCTGGTCCCTGCGCCATCCCACGGATGTGAAACGCCATCCGCTTCACGAGCGCCTGCAGGCGCAGGTGAACTACCTGCCGGAATACCTTTACCAAGAGCCGGAGCGCGTTTGGCGCGCCCGCGAAACCGCAAAAACCCTGCCCGGCTACAGAGAAGCATGGCGGATCTGGCGCGCCGATCTGCGCCGCGACCCCAGTCGCAACCGCATCCGCCGCTTTGGTCAGGCCTGCGTGCTGGCGGCCGAGATGCCGGACAGCGTGCTAGGCCTATACGCCCATTTCCTCCATACGCCGTCGTCCGTGGCGCGCTATGCGGCGATCATGCGCGGTCTGCCGTGGAGCTTTTCGGCCCATGCAAAGGATATCTGGACCTCCCCCGATTGGGAGATCCGCGAAAAGCTCTCCTCGATCGATCACGGCGCCACCTTTGGTGCCACCTGCACCGCCTTTGGCGCAAGACACTTGCAGGACATGTCCGACGATCCAGCACGCATCGATCTGATCTACCACGGCCTTGATCTCAGCCGCTTTCCGTCTCCGCCAGAGCGAGTCTGGCGCAAAGCGCATGATCCGCTGCGCCTGATGTCCGTCGGTCGCCTTGTAGAAAAGAAAGGTTTCGACCGTCTGATCGAAGCGCTGGCGCTGCTACCGGCGGGGCTTGACTGGCACTGGACCCATATCGGCGGTGGTGGGCTTGGTGATCTGTTGCAGGGCATGGCGACGGATGCGGGCGTTGCCGACCGCATCACCTGGCGCGGCGCCTGTGATCAGCCCGAAGTGATCGAGGCCATGCGCGAAAGCGACATCTTCGTTCTGCCCAGCCGCGTCGCAGCAGACGGCGACCGCGACGGGCTGCCGAACGTGCTGATGGAGGCCGCGTCCCAGCGGCTGCCAATCTTGTCGACGCCCGTCTCGGCCATCCCCGAGTTCATAGACAGCGGCACGCATGGTCTGCTGAGTGACGACGCGCCCGAAGCGCTGGCCGCCGCGATCTGCGACATGGCCAATACCCCCGAGAAGACCGCAACCATGGCCGAGGCCGCCCTGATGCGCCTGCGCCAGGAGTTCGGCATGGATCCCGGCATTGCGCGCCTGTCAGAACGGCTCACCTCCATGCTGAACGGCGCATGACCGGCGGCACTGACAAACGCATCGCCTTTTATGCGCCGATGAAATCGCCGCGCAGCCCGGTGCCCTCGGGCGACCGTGAAATTGCCCGCAATCTGATGAATGTCATCGCCGCAGGCGGCGCACGGGTCGATCTGATGAGCGAGCTGCGCATCTATGACAAGGCGGGCAATGCCGAGCAGCAGGACGCACTGCGCACTGCGGCCCGGCAGGAGGTTCGGCGCCTTTTGGATAAGATGCCTACCGTGGATCTGTGGGTCACTTACCACAACTACTACAAGGCGCCTGACCTGATCGGTCCCGAAGTCGCCCGTGCGCGCGCCATTCCCTATGTACAGATCGAAAGCACCCGCGCCATGAGCCGCCTCACCGGCCACTGGGCGGGTTTTGCCCAGTCAGCCCATGACGCAGCCGATGCCGCCGATGTCATCTTCTACTTCACGGCCAATGACCTCATCACGCTTGAGCGCGAACGCCACGGCGCTCAGGCCCTCGTTCATTTGCCGCCGTTCCTGCCGCAATCCAAACTGCCGCCCCCTTCAACCCTTCAGGGCCATATGCTGAGCGTGGGCATGATGCGCGCCGGGGATAAACTGGCCTCATACCGCATCATCGCGGACACGCTGTCGCATCTTGACGGTGACTGGCGGCTAGAGATCGCAGGCGATGGCCCCGCCCGAGCAGAGGTCGAAACCATGATGGCGCCTTTTGGCCGACGCGTGCATTTCCTCGGACAGCTCGATCGGCAGGCACTTGGTGCGGCCTACGCCCGCGCGGGGCTGTTCTTGTGGCCCGGCGTCAACGAAGCATTCGGCATGGCCTACCTAGAAGCGCAGGCCCATGGCCTGCCAATCGTGGCGCAAGACCGCCCCGGGATGCGCGATGTTCTGGCGCCCGGAACATATCCGGCACCGGAAGAAGGCGCAGAGGCGCTGGCGGATCAGATCAATGCGCTCCTGTCCAATCCGGACCTGCGCGCGCAGTGCAGCACCAAAACCCGCGAAATGATCTCCAAAAGCCACCTTGCGCCCGCTGCCGCCACCCGCTTCTGGGATGCGGTATTGCCCCTGCTGGAGAACCGCCCATGATCCGTCTTGCCCTCTTGCGCCATGGTCATACCGACTGGAACCGTGTCGGCCGCATCCAGGGGCGCAGCGATATTGCGCTGGATGATGCGGCCCGCGCCGAACTGGCAGCCCAGGCCCTGCCCGCCCCATGGGATCGAGCGGATCTGTGGTCCAGCCCGCTTAAGCGGGCGGCGGAAACCGCCCGGCTGGTTGCAGGGCACGCACCTGAAACGGCGCCGGAACTCATTGAAATGGACTGGGGCGACTGGGAAGGTCTGCGCGGGATCGACCTCAAGGCCGACCCAGACAGTGGCTTTCGCGATATCGAGCATTGGGGCTGGGACTACCGCCCTCCCGGTGGCGAGAGCCCGGAGGAGGTCTGGGCGCGGATCGCGCCATGGCTTGAGCGCCTGACGAGCGATACCGTTGCGGTTTGCCACATCGGCATCATGCGGATGATCCTGGCGCGCGCCCATGGCTGGGATTTCGACAGCCCGGCGCCATTCAAGATCAAACGCAACCGGCTTTTCGTGGTCGAGATCGACGGCGATAGCCTCACCCCCCTGACCGACCCGATCCGCCTGATCCCCAAGGACTCACAATGAAGGTTCTGATCGCCGTCACGCATCTTTTGGGGACCGGACATCTGTCGCGGGCGCTCACGTTGGGCCGGGCCTTTGCCGCCGCAGGTCATCAGGTCTGCGTAGCCTCGGGCGGCTTCCCCGCCCCCCAGTTGAGGCATGACGGCCTTGACTTGGTGCAACTCCCGCCTTTGCGTTCCGATGGGGTAGACTTCACACGCCTGCTGACCCCCGATGGCACGGTTGCCGATGAGGGCTACCACACCGCGCGGCAAGACGCCCTGCGCAGTGCTCTGACGGAAATGCAGCCCGACGTTCTGATCACCGAGCTTTACCCATTTGGCCGCCGCAGCCTGAAGACAGAGTTCTTGGCGCTTTTGGAGGCCGCGCATGCCCTGCCCCGGCGCCCCATAGTGCTGGCCTCGATCCGCGATATCCTTGCGCCACCCTCAAAGCCGAGAAAAGCGGTGGAGGCTGATGCGGTGATTGCAGAGTTTTATGACGCTGTGCTGGTCCATTCCGACCCTGCTGCCACGCGGCTGGAAATCAGCTGGCCCGTCTCCGAGATGCTGGCAGGGAAGCTGCGCTACACCGGTTTCGTCGCGCCCCGCGCCGCCGCACCGCATCCCGAGCAGACAGGCGCGGGCGAGGTGCTGGTCAGCGCCGGGGGTGGTAGCGTGGGTGACTCCCTTTACGAATGCGCGCTGGAGGCCGCTCGGCTAATGCCTGGCACGCGGTGGCGTATTCTCGTCGGAGGCAACGATGCGGCAAATCGGATCGCTCGGTTTGAGGCTGCGCGTTCACCCGCCCTGATCGAGGCCGCGCGCTCTGATTTCCGGCAGATGCTGCGCCATGCCGCCGCCTCGGTCAGCATGTGCGGCTACAACACCGCACTGGACCTCTTGCAAGCGGGAACGCCCGCCGTGCTAGTGCCCTTTGATGCAGGCAAGGAGGTGGAGCAATCCCTGCGCGCGGGCAGCCTTGCACCGCTGGACGGTATCGAGGTCATCAAGACCGCAGACCTGACGCCCGTTGGGCTGACACAGGCGGTGCGGACCGTGATGGCAGCCCACGTGCGCGCAACAGACGGTTTCCGGTTTGACGGCGCCGCCAGAACGGTAGAGATTGCTGCCAAACTGGCGGGGGACCGTGAATGACAGTGGATTGGAGCGCCCTCGATCGTGAGCTGGACACCTGGCAAGAGGCTGGGCTGACCCTGCCCCTATGGTGGCGCGATGACGATGCCATTGATCGCACACCGCCGCTTGACCTGTTGAGCGAACTCTCTGCACATCTGAACCTGCCGGTGCATCTCGCCATTATCCCAAAAGACGCACAAACCGGCCTTGTCGAACATATGCGTTCTACCCCGCAGCTCATCCCTGTCGTGCATGGCTGGGCCCATCAAAGCCATGCACCGGCGGGCGAAAAGAAATCCGAATTCGGCGCGCACCGTCCGATTGACGACAGGCTGGACGAGGCCGAAGCCGGCCTGAGGCGCCTCAAAGAGCTGTTTGGATCCAGTCTGCGCCCGATGTTCGTACCACCCTGGAACCGGATCGCGCCGGATATGCTGCCCTGGTTGGCAGGGCTTGGGTATGCAGCGCTGTCAACCTTCACCCCGCGCAGCCAATCGAAAGCCGCGCCGGGTCTGGTCCAGATCAACACGCACCTGGATCCGATCTCCTGGAAAGACAGCCGCTCCTTGCTACCCGAAGACGAGTTGATCAGGCAGGTCACACAGCACCTCAAGGATCGTAGGCAGGGCCGCGCGGATGTACGCGAACCCTATGGGATCCTGACACACCACCTGATACATAATGCCGCGATCTGGACCTTCACCGAAGCGCTGATCGCGCGCCTGATGGCAGGCCCGGCCGTGGCCTGGACCTATGACGAAAGGACGTCCTGAATGAGCCGACTGGATTCGATGCTGCGCCGCCTGACTGCCCAGCGTGACGGGCTGAACTGGGCCGCCGAGCAGATCGCGGACGTGCCCGGCGATGCGCTGGACATGGGGCTCGGCAACGGGC
It encodes:
- a CDS encoding CoA transferase gives rise to the protein MTLISALPDPASYSITGSGVWPSAFAVTELANASVAAVGVELAHFMKAADLADTPPAVTVDQRLASLWFGYSFRAKGWEMPSLWDPIAGDYPCADGWIRLHTNLPHHRAAALAALGCAGTPEAVRAAVATWSGDDLERAIVTAGGVAATMRSRDLWQSHPQGMAVSSEPLVQWTAPRDVRPRALPNATEARPLAGLKVLDLTRVLAGPIATRTLAGFGAEVLRIDPPGWDEPGVIPDISLGKRMAMLDLKSPKDRNRFEALLAGADVLVHGYRPGALKDLGYGQQMRDQLAPNRVEVTLNAYGWTGPWARRRGFDSLVQMSAGIADTGRAWAKADKPTPLPVQALDHATGYLMAAAVLSALREAIQHGKTPQARLSLARTAELLASLRPSATGAQITKAEDADYAPAIESSSWGSGLRLKPPLALAATQMRWDLPASKTGFSPAQWTA
- a CDS encoding mechanosensitive ion channel family protein, with product MILRTLRLFGRVVPALAFFFSIWVLVPGASQAQTLLYGQASSQATPDTSAADEKDPFARAIELAAEKGVGVIIVDGSGTRLDGAGGPDKAGAASDKMEGASMLMKAQSEMDIFRDELRSRLEALPYSIFEMKYILRQTSPDGRIMTYVELLFWSLLFLLLGRWLAGEIYGKRFAVHYVVARSKEQPQGYREKMPFLVFRFLMGIGGTIFAMVVALLASFLIFGSSGDASIRFTVLAIYTAFFLSRTISDLWRMVLSPYLSQYRIPVFSDRDAKRLYIWASVLATYDIATLIFASWVGDFGLNYNVYAVVYGGLALLGVVGNLALVAFNARAITSAIRAGRPAEECSWLLRVLSVAWAPAVAAYIAFGWLQLAFDLVLEREMSIPLMMGTYLVLTSILVVYGVINYGIEVYASRRGLPQQSSAEVGDGEEGEGQEEAEEMAAPVLRRHPIATFEDLARRVAGILAFVMGAVALFYVWNPDIDWIEDSAIDRFYDIVVILFIGYIVYNVARIWIDGKIDEEVGDQTEAELGDEGGAGGASRLATLLPLFRGAILAVVLVSIILIVLLELGINVSPLFAGAGVVGLAVGFGSQALVRDIFSGAFFLVDDAFRKGEYIDIGDVKGTVEKISVRSFQLRHHLGALHTIPFGEIRVLTNYSRDWVMMKLPLRVTYDTDVEKVRKLIKKLGQQLLSDPVIGDNFIQPLKSQGVIEMQDSAMIIRVKFMTKPGDQWLVRKKVYEEIRQLFEREGIKFAHREVTVRLAEDQADGMTPQKKEAVTGAVQAAIDEDLLDVNGGPSDDR
- a CDS encoding glycosyltransferase family protein; translated protein: MPERDSGTRGPRVMLYSHDTFGLGHLRRSRALAGAITAADPSASALILTGSPVAGRFAFPSRVDHMRLPGVIKRSDGSYASRTMGMSIEETTELRAGLIRSMAEQYDPDVLIVDKEPTGFRGELMPALNSLRNRGRCKLVLGLRDVLDEPEVLAAEWERKNAVPVAEDYYDEIWVYGLRSVYDPTQGLELSQDARARMHWTGYLRRDLSQGGQPPQQPYVLITPGGGGDGAMMVDLVLSAYEQDPDLNPRAVLVYGPFLSGDTRDAFEARVAALNGRVTSVGFESRIETLFAGACGVVCMGGYNTFCEVLSFDKPAVIVPRTTPRLEQWIRASRAEELGLVAMLDENRDGWTPEAMIRAIRALKDQPCPSAAFGAGFLDGLDYVTHRVSALVEHAPRKAAE
- a CDS encoding glycosyltransferase family 4 protein produces the protein MSPVRPPLAVLVKGWPRLSETFIAQELVALEAAGHAFEIWSLRHPTDVKRHPLHERLQAQVNYLPEYLYQEPERVWRARETAKTLPGYREAWRIWRADLRRDPSRNRIRRFGQACVLAAEMPDSVLGLYAHFLHTPSSVARYAAIMRGLPWSFSAHAKDIWTSPDWEIREKLSSIDHGATFGATCTAFGARHLQDMSDDPARIDLIYHGLDLSRFPSPPERVWRKAHDPLRLMSVGRLVEKKGFDRLIEALALLPAGLDWHWTHIGGGGLGDLLQGMATDAGVADRITWRGACDQPEVIEAMRESDIFVLPSRVAADGDRDGLPNVLMEAASQRLPILSTPVSAIPEFIDSGTHGLLSDDAPEALAAAICDMANTPEKTATMAEAALMRLRQEFGMDPGIARLSERLTSMLNGA
- a CDS encoding glycosyltransferase family 4 protein — encoded protein: MTGGTDKRIAFYAPMKSPRSPVPSGDREIARNLMNVIAAGGARVDLMSELRIYDKAGNAEQQDALRTAARQEVRRLLDKMPTVDLWVTYHNYYKAPDLIGPEVARARAIPYVQIESTRAMSRLTGHWAGFAQSAHDAADAADVIFYFTANDLITLERERHGAQALVHLPPFLPQSKLPPPSTLQGHMLSVGMMRAGDKLASYRIIADTLSHLDGDWRLEIAGDGPARAEVETMMAPFGRRVHFLGQLDRQALGAAYARAGLFLWPGVNEAFGMAYLEAQAHGLPIVAQDRPGMRDVLAPGTYPAPEEGAEALADQINALLSNPDLRAQCSTKTREMISKSHLAPAAATRFWDAVLPLLENRP
- a CDS encoding histidine phosphatase family protein; translated protein: MIRLALLRHGHTDWNRVGRIQGRSDIALDDAARAELAAQALPAPWDRADLWSSPLKRAAETARLVAGHAPETAPELIEMDWGDWEGLRGIDLKADPDSGFRDIEHWGWDYRPPGGESPEEVWARIAPWLERLTSDTVAVCHIGIMRMILARAHGWDFDSPAPFKIKRNRLFVVEIDGDSLTPLTDPIRLIPKDSQ
- a CDS encoding glycosyltransferase family protein — protein: MKVLIAVTHLLGTGHLSRALTLGRAFAAAGHQVCVASGGFPAPQLRHDGLDLVQLPPLRSDGVDFTRLLTPDGTVADEGYHTARQDALRSALTEMQPDVLITELYPFGRRSLKTEFLALLEAAHALPRRPIVLASIRDILAPPSKPRKAVEADAVIAEFYDAVLVHSDPAATRLEISWPVSEMLAGKLRYTGFVAPRAAAPHPEQTGAGEVLVSAGGGSVGDSLYECALEAARLMPGTRWRILVGGNDAANRIARFEAARSPALIEAARSDFRQMLRHAAASVSMCGYNTALDLLQAGTPAVLVPFDAGKEVEQSLRAGSLAPLDGIEVIKTADLTPVGLTQAVRTVMAAHVRATDGFRFDGAARTVEIAAKLAGDRE
- a CDS encoding polysaccharide deacetylase family protein is translated as MTVDWSALDRELDTWQEAGLTLPLWWRDDDAIDRTPPLDLLSELSAHLNLPVHLAIIPKDAQTGLVEHMRSTPQLIPVVHGWAHQSHAPAGEKKSEFGAHRPIDDRLDEAEAGLRRLKELFGSSLRPMFVPPWNRIAPDMLPWLAGLGYAALSTFTPRSQSKAAPGLVQINTHLDPISWKDSRSLLPEDELIRQVTQHLKDRRQGRADVREPYGILTHHLIHNAAIWTFTEALIARLMAGPAVAWTYDERTS